In the genome of Luteitalea pratensis, the window ACGACACGAAGGCCGATGGCCGGATGACGAAGGCCGAATGTGGCTGCCCCGACGACGAGATCCCGTGCCCGGCACGATGCGTTGCACGGCGTCGGCCGCGGCGCGAGAGGAGATCCTCATGGGTTCGAGAATGTCTGTCACGTCGCGACTGTTGGCGGCCACCTTGACCGTCCTCACCATCCTGACGACTCACGTTGCGGCGCAGGGCCGACGCCTGAACGACAAGGAAGTGGAATCGCTGCTCGAGCGGATCGACCACGAGCGCGATCGCTTCGAGGATCAACTCGATGGCGAGCTGAAACGCACCACCCTGCGCGGGCCGGCCGGTGACGTGCAGGTCGATCGGTTCCTCGATGACCTTCAGCGGAACGTGGGGAACCTGAAGGACCGGTTCGACGCGAAGTACGCGGCCAATACCGAAGCCAGCACTGTGCTGCGCCAGGGAAGCGACATCGACAGGTTCATGGCGACGCGCGCTGCAGACTTCGATGGGGCGAGCGAATGGAAGCGGCTGTCGGCCAGCCTCGGCGAGCTCGCGGCTGTCTACGGCGCGCCATGGCCGATGCCGACCGGCGCCCAGGCGCGTCGGATGAACGACGACGAGGTGCAGGCGACCGCCCGCAGCCTGGCTGACAACGCCGACAAGTTCAAGAAGGCCTACGACTCCGCGCTCAAAGGCGATCCCACCGTCGACAAGGCGAGTCGCGAGGCCGCCGTCGGCGGGGTCGAGCACTTGAAGAAAACCGCACGCGAACTCGCTTCGGCGGTTGGCGACGATCGGCCGGCTACGGGGGAAGTAACGGCGTTGTTTCACCAGGCCGATACAATTCGTACGGGCGCGTCCGCGCGCACGATGCCAGCAGCGGCACAGTCGTCATGGACGGGTGTCGAGCGCGATCTCGACAAGCTCGCGACGGCGTTTGGCCTGACGCGGACCCGTTGACGACGACGAGCTGCGGCGGGCGCCGGCGGCCGCCTCCGGCACGCCGAACCGTCGCGGTCGCGCGCAATCCGATCCAGATCGAGAACGCTTGTGCCCGTTCCGGCCGGCTTGGCCGCATCGGTGCGACTACCTGGCGGCCCCAAAGCCTCGAATCCGTGTGGCGAGCCAGGACTCGATAGTGGGGAAGTACTCCGGGACCAACCCATTCAGCGACGCCATCTCGGCGGTGTTGCCGACTCGCGCCGCCCATTGCAGGTGATTGGCCTTCGGCAGGATCCGAAGTGTGAAGTCCGGGTTCCCGGCCGCTGTCAGTGCCGAGTCCCACGCGGCCCTGTTCTTGTCGGCGAGGATGTTGTCGTCCAGCTCACCGAACAGCGCGAGTGTCGGCGTCTTCAGCCGCCGCAGCGTCGGACCTGGATCGTAGAAGTAGAACGCGCGCATCGTCGGCCACAACGGGTCGTCCCTGGTGCCTGGGAAGTTGGGTGGCGCCGGTCCGCCGAAGCGGTTTGCGAGCTGCTGCCGCGCGGCGATGTACTCCTCCCACCCCTCACCGGTGTGCGCGAACCGGTATTGGAGTCGCATCAGGTCGAGAATCTGCTCGACGACCGCCGCCGGCCGGCCCGCGGCCGTCATCTCGGCCCGCGCATGGTCCAGGGCGGTCTCGGCAGGAGCCACGCCGGCACCCGAGATGCTGATCAGGAACTTCAACTGCGGAGCGCGGACTGCGGCGATTGGCATCACCCATCCGGCCTGACTCACACCGAGTAGTCCGACTTGCATCGGATCGATGTCGCTGCGCGTCTTCAGGCAGTCGAAGGCGGCGACGACGTCGCCTGCCAGGTCGTCGAACGAGGCCGTGTTCCAGTCGCCGGTTGACCCACCGACACCGCGCTTGTCGTAGGCAAGGACCGCCATGCCACGGCGGACGAGGAATCGCGCGAACGGCAGGATGTAGTCCCGATTCTCGGCACCCGAGCCGTGCACCAGAATCATGGCGGGATGTGTGCCGCCGGTCCCGGGACTCCGGAGCGTCCCGGCA includes:
- a CDS encoding alpha/beta hydrolase family protein, producing MRKSRVLGAMLATALVATAIARSALQAPAVRPVDEARLREYAGVYQWGPDEFAYLQLWHEFSGFDKPGHLVAFDESGEIRVLYPTDDDRFFVGPGAAVPTAIESRIDFQRDASGNIGSLTRQREGTAPRTARRVDIEKQEDVRFSNGDIHLAGTLRSPGTGGTHPAMILVHGSGAENRDYILPFARFLVRRGMAVLAYDKRGVGGSTGDWNTASFDDLAGDVVAAFDCLKTRSDIDPMQVGLLGVSQAGWVMPIAAVRAPQLKFLISISGAGVAPAETALDHARAEMTAAGRPAAVVEQILDLMRLQYRFAHTGEGWEEYIAARQQLANRFGGPAPPNFPGTRDDPLWPTMRAFYFYDPGPTLRRLKTPTLALFGELDDNILADKNRAAWDSALTAAGNPDFTLRILPKANHLQWAARVGNTAEMASLNGLVPEYFPTIESWLATRIRGFGAAR